TGATAGTATTACACCAaacacaattatttattttttttcttatttttcttggtttattCTCAAACATTTTAGATAAACCTCGGATCAAATTCTTTCTATAGCTTAAAATGacaaattaagaacaaaaagtgtgatgaattaataaaagtatCCTTTAATTTAGTAATTGGTCTAAAATactctaaaatttgaaaaaatgcttttgttttaaatgaaaacttttaatatttggtTTCAAAGTTACTAACTTTCAAATGTGATCGAAaattaactttcaaaatatttattaatattcttgaTACTTACCTATTTTAATTATAGGTTATTTTGAGTTGGGAAGAACCaactttaaaacaaattaatcttaatttaGCAAAATTAAGACAAAAGTTAGGTGCATTATATACTTACATATTTTACATATTATTAGGATGGAACTTCAACCAAGTTATTAAAGTGCCCTAAAGAATTAAACTtgccaaacaaaaaaatagttttgtcCCTTGCAAATCTAGTCTAAACTATaaacaaaaacttaaaaaagtatatttagaagaaaaaaaaaaaaaaaaaagtcgatgGCACGTGATCACTCCAGTCCACATCGAATcattaattactaaaattttgtttcaaactaaataataataataataggaaTAAATAAGGCCTACCTTCGACGTGCACGTGATAACGATGAGCTCAGCCACCAACCATTTGACTCTTGCCACCGTCGTCCAGCTTTGACAATGGAGCTTCACCGTTACATCATTTCATCCCatatttctctgtttctctccccatctctctctctctctctctctctctctctctctctttctctctctctctctccccatTTCCTGCGATCTTTTTCCCTGAAACCCCAGACCCTTAATCCCAATTCTCCCCGATGGGTCTTCATAGCTTCTTCTTAATCCTTCTTCCcgtctctttcttcttccaattccGCCTCTCCCTTTCCCAGAACCCCACAATTTGCCATTCCGATGATTTCAAGGCCTTGCAGGACTTCCACAGCGCGTTTGATTCCCAAATCGACGGATGGCACACCGGCTGTTCGACGAATTGCTGCAGTTGTATTGGCCTCACTTGTGACTCTTCTGGACGGGTTGTGAAGATGGAGCTTGGTGGTAGGAAGATCAAGGGTCAGTTACCTTACTCGATTGCGAGATTGGAACACCTCAGAGTTCTCAATCTGTCTTCTAATTCTCTCAATGGGTCCATTCCCTTGGCTCTGTTTCATCTACCATACTTGGAAGTTCTTGATCTCAGTTTCAACGATTTGGTTGGGAGCATCTCATCAGGTACCATTAATTTGCCTTCCATCCGGCTTCTTAACGTTTCTCATAATAACTTTAATGGAAGTCTTCCACTTGGGGTTTGTGTTAACTCCTCTAGAATCGAGATTCTGAATCTGGGTTTCAATCGTTTCACTGGCATGTTTCCTGTTGAGCTTGCTGAATGTGTTTCCTTGAAGAGACTGTTTGTGGAATCGAATTTACTCAGTGGTGGGATACCTGATGAGGCTTCTGGATTGAGGAAATTGACACATTTTTGTGTTCAGAATAACAAGCTTTCTGGTTCTTTGAATGGTGTTGTTGGGAATCTCACAAACCTTGTTCGATTGGATTTGTCATCTAATGGGTTTTTCGGCGAAATTCCAGATGTTTTTTATAACTCTGTGAATTTGAGTTATTTTGCTACCGAATCTAATAGGTTTAGCGGAAAGATTCCCAATTCTTTGTCAAACTCTGCTTCACTCACTGTCCTAAATTTGAGGAACAATTCAATACAGGGAACTCTTGATCTCAACTGTTCAGCAATGAAAAGCCTGGTTACACTTGATTTAGGCACTAATAGGTTTCATGGCTCTATACCAAGTAATCTTCCCTCTTGTACTCAACTGAGAAGTATAAACCTTGCTAGGAACAACCTTGGCGGTCAGATCCCCGAAAGCTTTAGGAATTTTCAGAGCCTCTCGTATTTATCACTTACGAATACGAGCATTGTTAATGTTTCGTCTGCTCTTAACATCTTGCAACATTGCAAGAATTTGAGTACAATGGTCCTTACCTTTAATTTTCGTGGTGAAGTGTTGGAAGATGATCCTAACTTGCATTTCAAGAGCCTCCAAGTTTTTATAATTGCTAATTGTGGATTGAAGGGAATCATACCCCAGTGGTTGAGAGGTTCTAGGAAGCTGCAGTTGTTGGATTTGTCGTGGAACCGTCTTGGAGGAACTATTCCACCCTGGTTCAGCGAGTTGCAGTCCTTGTTTTACTTGGATTTATCTAATAATTCATTCACTGGATATATCCCTAAAGAGATGACTATAATGAGGAGTTTCATTGACAGAAAATTCTCGCCCGATGAACCTTCCTCACTagatttttccctttttgtgACAAGAAATGGAACTGGATTGCAGTACAATCAAGTATGGAGGTTTCCACCCACTTTGAATCTCAGTCTCAACAATCTCAGTGGGCCAATCTCGCCAGAGTTTGGAAATCTTAAGGAGATTCTAGTTCTTGATCTGAAAATCAACAGCCTTTCGGGATCGATTCCGAGCAGCCTTTCGGGGATGGTTAGCTTAGAGACTCTGGATCTTTCTCACAACAATCTTTCAGGAATAATTCCTCCTTCACTGCAAAATCTCAATTTTTTGTCTAAGTTCAGTGTTGCATACAATCATTTACATGGGGCAATTCCTGAAGGAGGTCAGTTTCATAGCTTTGATAACTCTAGCTTTGAAGGAAACAATTTTTGTGTCCGAGACCGTATATGTACGTCAATTGATCCTCTCGTGCCATCCCACAAATCAAGAATGGATATAGGGAGTATTGTAGGTATTGTTATCGGTATTGTGTTCGGGATCATGTTTCTTATAACTCTTATGGTTGTGTTTATGCTTCGGGCTCCTCGGGGAAGAGTTGGAGATCCCGAAAATGAAGTGTCTAATACTGATGATAAAGACTTGGAGGAAGGCAGGTCAGGATTGGTAGTTCTGTTCCAAAACAATAACAATGGAAGCCTCTCGCTGGAGGACATTTTGAAATGGACAAATGATTTT
This genomic window from Cucurbita pepo subsp. pepo cultivar mu-cu-16 chromosome LG01, ASM280686v2, whole genome shotgun sequence contains:
- the LOC111781178 gene encoding phytosulfokine receptor 1 — protein: MGLHSFFLILLPVSFFFQFRLSLSQNPTICHSDDFKALQDFHSAFDSQIDGWHTGCSTNCCSCIGLTCDSSGRVVKMELGGRKIKGQLPYSIARLEHLRVLNLSSNSLNGSIPLALFHLPYLEVLDLSFNDLVGSISSGTINLPSIRLLNVSHNNFNGSLPLGVCVNSSRIEILNLGFNRFTGMFPVELAECVSLKRLFVESNLLSGGIPDEASGLRKLTHFCVQNNKLSGSLNGVVGNLTNLVRLDLSSNGFFGEIPDVFYNSVNLSYFATESNRFSGKIPNSLSNSASLTVLNLRNNSIQGTLDLNCSAMKSLVTLDLGTNRFHGSIPSNLPSCTQLRSINLARNNLGGQIPESFRNFQSLSYLSLTNTSIVNVSSALNILQHCKNLSTMVLTFNFRGEVLEDDPNLHFKSLQVFIIANCGLKGIIPQWLRGSRKLQLLDLSWNRLGGTIPPWFSELQSLFYLDLSNNSFTGYIPKEMTIMRSFIDRKFSPDEPSSLDFSLFVTRNGTGLQYNQVWRFPPTLNLSLNNLSGPISPEFGNLKEILVLDLKINSLSGSIPSSLSGMVSLETLDLSHNNLSGIIPPSLQNLNFLSKFSVAYNHLHGAIPEGGQFHSFDNSSFEGNNFCVRDRICTSIDPLVPSHKSRMDIGSIVGIVIGIVFGIMFLITLMVVFMLRAPRGRVGDPENEVSNTDDKDLEEGRSGLVVLFQNNNNGSLSLEDILKWTNDFDQENIIGCGGFGLVYKATLPDGRKVAIKRLSGDCGQMDREFRAEIETLSGAQHQNLVLLLGYCLYKNDRLLIYSFMENGSLDYWLHEKLDGPSCLNWDTRLQIARGAAAGLAYLHQSCEPHILHRDIKSSNILLDKNFKAHLADFGLARLILPYDSHVTTDLVGTLGYIPPEYGQSSVATYKGDVYSFGVVLLELLTGKRPIDMCRPKGVRDLISWVFQIREDRKVSEVFDPLIYNKQHETAMSEVLDIACLCLCKVPKERPSTQQLVCWLDRVG